The Triticum urartu cultivar G1812 chromosome 5, Tu2.1, whole genome shotgun sequence genome contains the following window.
CCCTCGACTGACAACCACGTACAGTAGCTACCAAACCACCACCAGTTGCAGTCGGTGCTTTGTTTACAGGGGAGCGGCGGGCAAACAGCCGGACAACACCAAACATTCAAGCAGCAGCAGGCATACCTCAGACCTTCTTGTTGGAGGCCGGCCGGAGGTGAGAGTGTTCTCCATGATTTTGTAGCAATGATTTTTGCCGTTTCTTCTTCTTGTTCAGCACCGATGGTTGGCATCTGAAGCAATGGCTTGATTTTGGCCTTGTTTCTTCCAGTTCGTGTCAAGGTAGGTCCAGGCTACTAGAACAATGGGGGTCATGTTCTCCTGCCCCGCCGATGACTATGACCCCATGGAGGAAGGCATCCTCGCGCCGGCCGACGGCGGCGAGCCGACGATGCTCAGGGCCTTGGGCTCCGGTAAGCTGCTCATACAGGGGTCGCTCAGCTTCAAGAGGGAGCGGCAGCTGGACGACAGCCCGGGCTCTCTCCAGCTGGAGACCGAGATCTCCATCAGGAcagccggcgccggcgccgaggccgaggcgccgccgccgcttgcGCCGAGGGAGCTTGCCAGGCTGAGCGCGGGGGCGGAGAGCCCGAGGCACGATGCTGCGGCGCTCAGGCTGCAGAAGGTGTACAAGAGCTTCCGCACGCGGCGGCAGCTGGCCGACTGCGCCGTGCTGGTGGAGCAGAGCTGGTGGAAGCTGCTGGACTTCGCGCTCCTCAACCGCAGCTCCGTCTCCTTCTTCGACATCGAGAAGCAGGAGACGGCCGTGTCCAAGTGGTCCAGGGCCAGATCCCGAGCTGCCAAGGTAGGAAAACAAATTTCGCATCTGAATTTGTTCCCAAACAAATCTGGTCTGAAATCGGCAAAACTGGGCTGAATATCTTGTCAAATTTGGGCGCGTTTTTCTCTTCTTCAGGTTGGAAAGGGACTGTCCAAGGATGACAAGGCGCAGAAACTCGCATTGCAGCATTGGCTCGAAGCGGTGAGTGTCTCGTCATTTTTTCCATCTTCTTACTGATGTACGTAGTACTATGTTTTATTTACCACGCCATGAGCTGATGTTGGTACTCAAATCAAATTGTTAATGGAGATTGACCCGCGCCACCGCTACGGCCACAACCTGCACTACTACTATGATTGCTGGCTCCACAGTGAAAGCAACCAGCCTTTCTTCTACTGGTAAGTTAATTAGCTCACTCTAGTCACTAGCCACATTTCTGAATTGTTCATCCAACGAACAGAAGAATGTGAACTTATGGTCCTTGTCATCGCTAAAAATCCAGGCTTGATGTTGGAGAAGGCAAGGAGATCAATCTTGAAGGCAAGTGCTCCCGATCCAAGCTTCTCAGCCAGTGCATCAAGTACCTCGGTCCGGTAAGTAGTGTTTACAATCATAGACTGAGTAGGAGTTGTAGCAACGCATATATGGTGGCTGACAGAATGTATTGAAACTGTGCAGAAGGAAAGAGAGGACTATGAAGTCGTGATTGAGGACAGCAAGTTGTTGTACAAGAAGAGCCGGCAAATAATCGACACGTCCTTCGGCCCGAGAGACGCAAAGTGGATCTTTGTTCTTAGCACATCTAAGAGCTTGTACGTTGGTCAGGTAAATATGCAGTTATGCGCATGCCATCGTATAGGGAGGGCAGCCCTAATATAATCAACTGTAGAAATACCAGTTCAGTGTGTGATATGAATCTTGCCATTGTGAATTGCAGAAGAAGAAAGGTAAATTTCAGCATTCTAGCTTTCTTGCTGGGGGAGCTACCTCTGCTGCTGGGAGACTGGTTGCTGAAAATGGAACCCTGAAGGTAAGCAATTCCTATCTGCAAACTGCTCTTATGTTACATCCAGTTTTATCAGGCAACATGCTGACACCATCTGAACTTTATTGTTGGCAGGCTATTTGGCCTCACAGCGGTCACTACCGCCCCACAGAGGAGAACTTCCAGGAGTTCAAAAGCTTCCTCATGGACAACTTGGTTGATCTCACTGATGTTAAGGTAAGCATCCTACGATACGATTCAGACAAAAATTACACGACATTTCCGGCCGTGTCGTGTCATTGTGTCAATACATTGTAGCACTGTGGTCTTACTACATGTTTCAAATTGCTGCAGATGAGCCcagcagaggaggacgaggaatTCTGGGGCAGCCTCAAGAGGATCTCGTCGGAGAACGACAAGTCTGAAGATGGCCCTGCTGCAGTTGAAGAAACTGGCTCTCTTCAGACAACTCAAGCTATTCAAACAACATCTACGGAGACAGAGAAACGGGAGGAACCAGTGGTGGCGCGCGAGAAGATCCTTCAGAGGATCAACTCCAAGAAGGACATGAAGTCGTACCAGCTCGGCAAGCAGTTGTCCTTCAAGTGGACGACCGGGGCAGGCCCTCGGATCGGGTGCGTGCGCGACTACCCTTCGGAGCTCCAAGCGCACGCGCTGGAGCAGATGAACCTGTCGCCGcggtgcgccgccgccgccaggtcTGCGTCCACCCGGTTTGCCTCGCCGCTGAGGCGGAGCTTCAACAGCATTGTGACGAGGGGGGGCGAGAATGAGACGTCCACGCCGAGAGGAGCGTTCCGGTCGCCTCTGCGGCATGGACTAGCTGCAGATGAGAGGTGAAATGAGCACACTTGCAGTTGCAGCTGCCTGAAGGAGAGCGTCCCCAATCAACTGGAAATGGTACTGAAATGCATGCAGATGTGTGCGACAGGAAAAATAAAGTACAGTAATACTACCTCTGCACactaatataagacgtttttgcagtCAATTTGAACTGCAAAAACGTCCTACATTAGTTCACAGAGGGAGTAACATACTGCCTGCGTAGATGTAGGAACTGTAGTGTAGTCCGGATGATATGCATATACGTTGTTTAGTTGACGTATATTACAGCTGCTTTAAATAGATAAGGACACCTATGTAAAGATTCTTTCATTCATTGATGAGAGCAGTGACTCGATGAAAAATTAAGCACACGCTTTCCCCTCATGTTCTAGTGGCGCTTCAAAATTGTGATGGATTATTATTTTTGCCAAATTGTTGCCCTTAAAGGGGATAAATTTTATTCTGCTAACATGCCAAACAGTGTGCAGAGAGTAGCTTTCCCTAAGGTAAAGAAATGGCTTCAAAGGCCATTCTGATATTACATCTGCAAGCTTTGCTGCATAGGAAAGAGCAGCTCGGCGTTCATCCGTATGTGGTCcctactcactccgacggaggccaggaagcgtttggttactgcgtctacccgatgggagatggtagcgcgggatattttcaaccggtttggatggcggttatgtaataggataggcatgtAATGCTCCTATTGTGTTTGCCATCCGGTTGTGGTTTTGGGATGTAGCTCTTTTGAGCCTTTTGTTTATTGTCGCACCTCGATACTTGGCGACTTTGCTACTGGATTATGCTTTTAATAATATGAGCCGTATGCATCGTTCTAATGCAGAGGCTGGGGTAaaccccttttcgaaaaaaaaactAGTGGAAGATCTACATAAGAAAGTCTTCTTTGGCCAGAGAATGAGCAAGGAGATTTTGGGTCCTTGTAGGAGTTGAGGCAAGAAGCAAAGTTGAAGAAATTGGCAAGTATATGCCTGATCCTCCAATGCCCTGGGTTGGGGAGTAAGTTTCTATTTCTTCCTTCCACAGCATTGACCTTTCTGAAAGAAACAGAGCTCCATCCCAATGCCATGACAGCCGAACCACCAAGAAGTAAACCCATGGCTTCTACTTGCAAAACTGAAAACACATTCGAGGTCGCCGCTTGAATGAAAACAGAATGTCTAGAAAATGCATTTTCGAGGAACACTCCAAAGGAAGCTTTATTCCGTGCGGTAGAAGGATTAAAGGTTGCGACAACGTAAGCCGAGGTACCTGCTGGTGGTAAGGTGCATGGGGATTTCTTAGAAGAATTTAAAGTTGGGGTCCTGATATGTTCTTCTGTAGCCTCTTTTAAACCTGCATTTAGCATTGCTTTTGTAGCGAACACAACCCGCAAAGGGGTCCAAGATTATTTCTTGAATCAAACATCATTTCTAGCTTTTCAAATATTCCATAGAAGAGTGAATACGCCAGCTAGGTTTACTTCTCAATGTTGTGCAGGCAAGATAACGTGAATGAAAGACGAAGGATATAAAGGTTAGGATCCAAAGCATCAGTTTTGAGACCATAAGAAAACTAAACAGATCTCGCAAATTTACAATGGAAAAACATATGCCAATCAGTTTCAACTTTTCCATAGCCACAATATTCTTTTTTAGTATGGTTGGAACATCTTGAAGCTCTAAAACCGGAAGCTATAGCCGTTCTAATGAGTCTCCAAGCAAAAGTTTTACTATAGGAGCAATGGATTTTTTTTTCCAAACCTGATTGAGGGTGGCTATTTCCTGATCCGTGACTGTTCGTCCAGCAGAGGAAGATTGGACCTCCTTCAAGAAGGTTTTATATGCGCTATTGGTAGAACAATCTGCACTAGGTGTGTGAGTCTAGCATATAGTATCATTGAAATTAGCATTGATAATTGGAACGTTCGAAATATCTTATTTACATCCCAAATTTTGGAATTGGGCTGCCAAACATCCTTAATAACACAAGGACAAAGGTCTCTCCAAGTCAAGTTTTAAATGATCATGAATATTCTTCCAATCCTTGCACCAAGGATTAGTACATGTGCAAGAATTGTGTAACATCTCAGAGAAAAAGCCCCTTTTAATTATTTGCACATGTTAGTTACCTTATTATTTTTACATCACCATGCTATCGTACCATTGCATTGATTTCCCGAACATTTGTTCTCAAAATTTCAAAAACAATTTATTTTCAAAATTGTGAACATTTCTTGAATAAGCAAATATTTATTTATAAaatcacgaacattttttgaatccacAAACATTTTCTGATTCTTTAAACATTTTATTTGAAAATTCGCATTTTGTTTCTAATTCTCGCAACTTTTCTCATGTCCCAAATTATTTAAAATAAAAAAAAGcgaaaacagaaaagaaaaaagaaaaaaagaaatttaAAAATAGGCTGCTCGGACATGGGCCGCCCAAACGGGCGCGCTGGGTCTTCTACTGCATGGGCCACCCCAGGCGGGGGATTCCCCTGTGTGAAACATTTTTTTATCACTTATAGGTCGGATTGGTGGGAAATATTTTGTAATTGTGATGGCAATTTTTGTAGCGTCGGCAAGAAGCAATAGCCCCTTTGTTATTAAGTATAGATATGGTCGTCCgtccttttctttttttccttcttctcttTTGCCTTTTCTATTATGTCATTTTTCTTATGTCCTATTTCCCCCCTGGtgttttgttttttcttttccaTTTTTCCTTTTGTATTTTAAATTATTTTTATGTTATTCCATTCTTTCTTTTTTATCAATTAAAACAATATATATAATGTATCTAAAAATGTTTGTTGTGTATTTAAAAACTGGCTCATCACATCTTTTTAAATATTGCCCTATGCATATTCAAAAAATATtaacttttttggaaaaaaatgaTTGTCATGTATTCATTCAGTATTTCGAAAAAGTTCATGAAATGTTCATTTTTTAACTTTTTAAAATGGCTTGAACATTTTTTCATAGGTTTTAAAGCACACGATAAAAACTTCTTAATACATGGTGAACATTGTTTTGAACAACATAACATTTTTGGAACGTGAAGTTTATCTATTGCGTGAGCATTTTATTTAAAGTACATGAACATTTCTTCTGAACTTAGTGTACAGTTTACTTAAAGTACATGAACATTTGTTTGAGCAACTTGAACATTTTCGACAGTACCTCAATAATTTCATTAATAGCACGAACATTTTATTTAAGGTACGTGAAATGTTTTGCCAAACAGattcaacattttttaaaacaAAGTGTTTTTTTTATTAAAAGTACATGAACAAACTCCTGCAAACACGCACACGTTTGATGTGCCTTTTTTTTGCTATCAACGAATAAAGGAAAAAATGATGAGCTGTAGTGTAGGCCGAGGCCTGTTTTTTTTTAGCATAGCACCAGACTTTATTAATCAATGATACAGAGTTTTACAAAGTCTGGAGGCTGCAGAAACCATACTGGAGCAAAATCAAGAGAGAATCTTGTTAAACTATGGGCATCCCCATTTGATTATCTACTCTCAAACATGAAATCAACTTTGCTGAAAGAAAGTTTCAAATCTCTAACTTCTCTTATGATCATACCATTCTCACCAAGAGACCCATCCAAGATACTTTGGACCACACCGGTACGGTACGAAGCAATTGTCATTGACTTCAAGTCTACAGGGTTGGCCAAACAAATCGCCTCCCTGTATGCTAGGTGGCTAAGATGACGAGGGCCGGCGCACCCAAAAGTTGTCCCTCCTCAGAGCGGAAAATTACAGTTGCTGCACTCTTTTCCCTTTCTTCCGATGGGGCGTCGTCAACATTTCCTTTCGCATCTCCTCTGTTAGGGGGGATCCATACAGCTCCTCGTCTAGGTGACTGAGATGCTCTAGGTGCACTTTTCAGGGCATCCATCTCAAGCTCCTAAATAAATTGGGTGATGAAACCACAGGTCGCAAAGTGTGACTGAAAATACTCTCATGGATAATATCATTGCACGCCTTCCATATAGCCCACAGTGTAGGCGCTGGACAGTCAAACGCAGAATGTAGCCAATGGGCTGTGAGGGGATATGTACCGCATGTAGCGAGACCAAAGAAGGCGCCCTCCCATCGCTACTATTGGGCCGGTCCAAGTAGCTTTGTGTAAGTTAGTTCGTTTTTCTTCTTTGTTTTTTCATTGTTCAGTTTTTTCATTTAAATCGTATTCTTAAAGATGTTCCAAATACATATATTCTAAAACTTAAATTAACTTTTAAAAATCACCAATCTTAAATGTGCTAAAACGGTGTCAAAAAATTAATATCATAGTTTAGAACTTTGTTTGGGCACTAAAACACATGTTCACGTGTTTATAAAACTGTATGTGACATTAAAAGAATGCTTATACAATGTAAATCAAATTTCATGTGATAAGAAAAAAAATCATACCTTTCAAAAGAATGTACCTTATATTTTTTAAACACGGGTTTCAAATATATGTTCGTGACATGTACAAAAAATGTTTATAGAATGTACAGGTCATCTAAACATGTTCCAAGGTGTATTTTTTTAACACGTATGCAAAAAAGATGTTCAAAACATGAATTTAGAAAAATAATCATctatttttaaaaatgttcagtATGTATAAAAGATGTTTCAGATGTTGGCGAAAAATGTGCAGCACGTGTTGAAAAAAGTAGTCATATATTCAGAAAGATGTTCAAATTATGtatttggaaaaaaaatcatgtatttaaaaagtATTCCATGAGTGTAAAAAATTCTTCAGATGTACAATGCGTCTTGAAAAAGTAGACATGTATAGAAAACAAAAAAgcaaagaaaaaaaatgagaaaGACATAGAAacaaaagaataagaagaaatcACATGGAAGGTTCTAACACTTGACTCAGCCTGTCCATAGAACCTTACTAAAAGCGCAAAGAGACCCAAGTATCACCTGCAATTGGGGTCGATAGTGTGCGGCAGGCGCAAAGAGACCAGCGCGGATGGACAAGGAGAACGCCAATGGGCCGTCCCTGCAAGCGGCTATTGTGGAACCGAAATAATGACATTGCTGCACATCGAAAAGAAACAGTTTTGAATGTTTTTTCTGCTGTTTTTTACACTTTTATTTTTATATTTGTTTCTTAAATACTTTTTGATAATATATGGTGAACATTCTCAAATACTCACTTAGaaattttcaattttttttttaTAATATGTGTTGAATGTTTTTTGTTTACACATTGAACTTTTTATATACACGATGAATATTTTATAAGTACAGTAAACTTTTTACATGTtaattttttaatacatgatgACCATTTTTATAATGCACGGTGAATTCTGTTGTAAAATATGGTGTAATATTTTCATTATATAAAATATACCCGGTGAACTTTTTCGTAATATATGGTGAACATTTCTTAACATTTGTTGATTAGTTTTGTAATACACGGTGAACATTTTGTATAATacacaaaaaaagaaggaaaatgaaacgaaaaagaaacaacaaaacccgaAACGGAAAATTGAACCAAAGTAGGGAAAACCTAAAAACCAGAACAAAACCACTGAAAAACCAACAGAACAGTGAAAAACCGGAAGAAAACAGAGGAGACAAAACCAAAacgtggaagaagaagaaaaccAACAAAACAGAAACAACGGGCCGGCCCGCCGGGCTCGCTCTAAAACTCATGGGATTAAAGGACCCGGTTGTCCTTGAAACACTAGTGTGTCGAGAGGCTCTCTCGTTAGCGCTCCACCTCAACGTGGCTTCTGACATTAAAGGAGTGGTCGACGACATCAACATGGCATGGGTAGTTTACATGGTACTGTAGTGAAAGAGATTGTCTCTACTGTAGCTAATTTTGAATCTTGCTCTTTAATTTTTGAAAGTAGGAACTCAAATATCGAGGCACGTAGTCTCGCAAAGTTCACTCTAGGCTTGTCTCGGGGCGCCACATTTTGCTCCTTCAACCCGCCGATCTGAATGTATCCGTATGAACATTGATCAATAAATGGAGTGAATTTTGCCTCAAAAGAAGTTGTAAAAAAAGGTGAAGCAGGTTTTACTGAATTTTTTCTTAGTCCTAAGAAAAGTTGTGCCGTGTGCACGTATCATAGCGTTTGCGAGAGGTGCTCACATGTCGTCGGACATCCATGGATTAACAATCCGAGCAACCATTTCCAAGAAGAGAATATTTCTCGGCTTCTCTCCTTTCTTGGGAACAAGACCTCGTACGAGCATATTCCCCTTGCCCACGCTTGCAAGACGACAACACGATCGAAACGCTCGAATTTCTCACAACCGGAACTGGATCCATTCGGCTAAAAAAAATGAAAGCCTTATTTGAACGCAGGAATTTTCAAACTCCATGAGTAACTTCTTTCTCGTGTGTACAATGCAAAACAACTGGCCCTACAATGGCTACCATGTTTCTTAAATATGTCTTGAGGCTGGAGCTTAATTAATGCAGTATGGGTGTGCCAGTCAGCCTAGGATTCTCATGGAAAGCATGATGGGAGCTCCGTAATCATGACCTCTTCCCAGGATTATCCAGGCATATAAGTACATGGGATTGGGATGGGGCGACACACACAGAGTTTTCTTAAGCAAGCTGCAGAGGCCCGCGATTGATTATGTGGGGTGTTCGTCAAAGGTGAGACACATGACATTGGCCTGCCATGCCATTGCCACGCAGATGCATGTACCTTTCCCTTAGACTGCTCACAATGGGGagtaacatagagtagtaacttgccgatgttactagtctatgttattATATCCACAATGGATAGTAACATGTGAGTGGTATCATGAAAGAGtttatttattaggttatagactcatgatgccttgaaatgtgtgatgttacagtaactatcTAAGTTATCACAAACCCCTCTTTCATCATTAATTAGCTGCCACATAAGCAATTTTGTATTaaaatgtgtgatgttactagctaagttactcctATTATGGCTAGTCTTACCTCGCAAGTTACTGCAAAGAAAAGCACACGTCACCTACTACCTCGTAATAAACCCATCTAGCTTAACAGTGACCAGTTGTGTTTATCGTGTGCATTAGGGGGCACCGATCATTCCATGAACACTGCCATGCAC
Protein-coding sequences here:
- the LOC125510521 gene encoding IQ domain-containing protein IQM6-like; the protein is MGVMFSCPADDYDPMEEGILAPADGGEPTMLRALGSGKLLIQGSLSFKRERQLDDSPGSLQLETEISIRTAGAGAEAEAPPPLAPRELARLSAGAESPRHDAAALRLQKVYKSFRTRRQLADCAVLVEQSWWKLLDFALLNRSSVSFFDIEKQETAVSKWSRARSRAAKVGKGLSKDDKAQKLALQHWLEAIDPRHRYGHNLHYYYDCWLHSESNQPFFYWLDVGEGKEINLEGKCSRSKLLSQCIKYLGPKEREDYEVVIEDSKLLYKKSRQIIDTSFGPRDAKWIFVLSTSKSLYVGQKKKGKFQHSSFLAGGATSAAGRLVAENGTLKAIWPHSGHYRPTEENFQEFKSFLMDNLVDLTDVKMSPAEEDEEFWGSLKRISSENDKSEDGPAAVEETGSLQTTQAIQTTSTETEKREEPVVAREKILQRINSKKDMKSYQLGKQLSFKWTTGAGPRIGCVRDYPSELQAHALEQMNLSPRCAAAARSASTRFASPLRRSFNSIVTRGGENETSTPRGAFRSPLRHGLAADER